In Caproiciproducens sp. NJN-50, the following are encoded in one genomic region:
- the eno gene encoding phosphopyruvate hydratase has translation MPDYRIKSVKGLEMIDSRGNPTVEAAVELASGAVGRGAVPSGASTGTYEALELRDGDPSRFGGKGVLKAVANIDGPLCNAVCGLDATDTSAVDSALLSADGSPDKSRLGANAILAVSLAAARAGANGLGLSLYRFLGGIGADTLPVPMMNILNGGAHAANNVDIQEFLIMPAGAPSFREGLRWCAEVFHTLAGILKSKGLSTSVGDEGGYAPNLKTDEEAIELILQAVEKAGYQPGRDFVLAVDAAASEWASPEGYRLPKKGTRYTTDQLIAYWKQLAGKYPIRSIEDPLGEEDWQGWAKITEALGSKIQLIGDDLFVTNTKRLEKGITMNCANSILIKLNQIGSLTETIRAIKMAHGTGYTAVISHRSGETEDTTIADLAVAMNAGQIKTGAPSRSERVSKYNQLLRIEAQLGTAAVYPGADCFHQK, from the coding sequence ATGCCTGATTACAGGATTAAATCCGTAAAGGGTTTGGAAATGATCGATTCACGCGGCAACCCGACTGTCGAAGCGGCGGTGGAACTGGCGAGCGGAGCGGTTGGGCGCGGCGCGGTGCCAAGCGGCGCCTCCACCGGCACATATGAGGCGCTGGAACTTCGCGACGGGGATCCGTCCCGCTTCGGCGGAAAGGGCGTTCTGAAAGCTGTGGCAAACATTGACGGGCCCCTCTGCAACGCAGTCTGCGGGCTTGACGCAACCGACACGTCGGCGGTCGACAGCGCGCTGCTGAGCGCCGACGGTTCTCCGGACAAATCCCGCCTGGGGGCCAACGCCATTCTGGCCGTTTCCCTTGCGGCAGCCAGAGCGGGAGCAAACGGCCTGGGACTTTCGCTTTACCGTTTTCTGGGCGGTATCGGCGCGGACACTTTGCCCGTGCCGATGATGAATATTCTGAACGGGGGCGCGCACGCGGCGAACAACGTCGATATTCAGGAATTCCTGATTATGCCGGCCGGGGCGCCTTCCTTCAGGGAAGGCCTTCGCTGGTGCGCGGAAGTGTTCCATACGCTGGCGGGCATTCTGAAGTCCAAGGGCCTTTCCACCTCCGTCGGCGATGAGGGCGGATATGCGCCGAACCTGAAAACCGACGAGGAAGCAATTGAACTGATCCTGCAGGCGGTTGAGAAGGCCGGCTACCAGCCCGGCAGGGACTTTGTCCTGGCCGTTGATGCCGCCGCCAGCGAGTGGGCATCCCCCGAGGGGTACCGGCTGCCAAAGAAGGGAACGCGGTATACGACGGACCAGCTGATCGCTTATTGGAAGCAGCTTGCGGGCAAATACCCGATCCGTTCCATTGAGGATCCTCTGGGTGAAGAGGATTGGCAGGGCTGGGCCAAGATCACGGAGGCGCTGGGCTCCAAAATCCAGCTGATCGGCGACGATCTCTTTGTGACCAATACAAAGCGGCTGGAAAAGGGCATCACCATGAACTGCGCGAACTCGATCCTGATCAAGCTCAATCAGATCGGTTCCCTGACCGAAACGATCCGGGCCATCAAAATGGCGCACGGAACCGGTTACACGGCGGTCATTTCCCACCGCTCCGGCGAAACGGAAGATACCACGATCGCCGATCTTGCTGTCGCCATGAACGCCGGGCAGATCAAAACAGGCGCTCCGAGCCGCAGTGAGCGCGTTTCAAAGTACAACCAGCTTCTGCGAATCGAGGCACAGCTGGGGACCGCGGCGGTCTACCCGGGAGCGGACTGTTTCCATCAAAAATAG
- a CDS encoding methyl-accepting chemotaxis protein, translating into MKMKKGIRNVKISKLLTGIQYVISAGGILSAAMGIYALLQVLNGQDLTRLKQSAVWMIAVMAVFCVVFILTAAFSHLWLSREVSQPIQTIADVAREFSKGNLGLRIDCRSQNEIGTISSSLNAAFSLLKKDVCEISETLNRIADGDLTMEITQNYAGDFAPITDSYREILRKLNHTFEIIQSTSSQVDSGARQVSAAAQQLAQGATEQAASVEELSSSTQEISASIQETSEHISKVNSYMAETTEDIQMSNRQMKQMLVAMEEIDASSDEIRKIIKAIDEIAFQTNILALNAAVEAARAGEAGKGFAVVADEVRALAGKSANAASQTTALIEGTIAKVKDGTGIAEKTAKALEEISTRIVKVNEAVAKIDGAASTQSGAAEQISQGIEQISSVIQTNSASAEESAAASEELSGQADLLQKELNRFHLKTKTAVS; encoded by the coding sequence ATGAAAATGAAAAAAGGCATTCGGAATGTTAAAATTTCAAAACTGCTTACAGGAATACAATATGTGATTTCGGCAGGTGGTATTCTGTCCGCCGCAATGGGGATTTATGCATTGCTTCAGGTCCTGAACGGGCAGGATCTTACCCGGCTGAAACAGTCCGCGGTGTGGATGATTGCGGTGATGGCCGTATTCTGCGTTGTTTTTATTCTTACCGCTGCCTTCTCTCATCTTTGGCTCTCCAGAGAGGTTTCGCAGCCGATCCAAACGATCGCGGACGTGGCGCGGGAGTTTTCCAAAGGAAATCTGGGGCTTCGGATCGATTGCCGCTCACAGAATGAAATCGGCACCATTTCGTCGTCCCTTAACGCCGCGTTTTCTCTTCTAAAAAAAGATGTATGTGAAATCTCGGAAACTCTGAACCGGATTGCAGACGGTGACCTTACCATGGAGATCACCCAGAACTACGCGGGAGACTTTGCCCCAATCACGGATTCCTACCGTGAGATTCTTCGGAAGCTGAATCATACGTTTGAAATCATTCAGTCGACTTCCAGTCAGGTAGACAGCGGCGCCAGGCAGGTCTCGGCCGCGGCCCAGCAGCTGGCCCAGGGGGCGACCGAACAGGCTGCGTCCGTGGAGGAGCTGTCCTCTTCCACGCAGGAAATCTCGGCAAGCATTCAGGAAACGTCGGAACATATCAGCAAAGTTAATTCTTACATGGCGGAAACAACGGAAGATATTCAGATGAGCAATCGCCAGATGAAACAGATGCTTGTCGCGATGGAAGAGATTGATGCGTCCTCCGATGAAATCCGGAAGATTATCAAGGCGATCGACGAAATCGCCTTTCAGACCAATATTCTTGCCCTGAACGCCGCAGTTGAGGCGGCGCGCGCCGGAGAGGCCGGAAAAGGGTTTGCCGTCGTCGCCGACGAGGTGCGGGCCCTGGCCGGCAAATCCGCCAATGCCGCCAGCCAGACGACGGCGCTGATTGAAGGCACGATTGCGAAGGTGAAGGACGGCACCGGAATCGCGGAAAAAACCGCGAAAGCTCTGGAGGAGATTTCCACCCGAATTGTCAAAGTCAACGAGGCGGTTGCGAAAATCGACGGCGCGGCGTCAACACAATCCGGGGCCGCCGAACAGATTTCGCAGGGCATTGAGCAGATTTCAAGCGTGATCCAGACCAATTCCGCATCCGCGGAAGAAAGCGCCGCGGCGAGTGAAGAACTGTCCGGGCAGGCGGATCTGCTCCAAAAGGAACTGAATCGATTCCACTTAAAAACGAAGACTGCAGTTTCCTGA
- a CDS encoding LexA family protein, producing the protein MNRIRFLRTQKAMKQEELARVIHVSQSSLSGYENEKYEPDKKTLLRLASFFGVSIDYLLGIDDTCSHGTGVSVKIPVYSILRSEQPTGPCGSVLYFLDFEPYWKENGEYFGIQVSGNLMEPRIFDGDIAIARRQNTVMDGDIAVVQIAHKNAEIIRVVHHGSGIILLPYNPKCKVLSYTEKEIAELPVKVLGKVVEFHGKC; encoded by the coding sequence ATGAACAGAATCCGTTTTTTGCGTACGCAGAAAGCGATGAAGCAGGAGGAGCTCGCAAGGGTAATCCATGTCAGTCAGTCCTCTTTGTCGGGATACGAAAACGAAAAATATGAGCCGGATAAAAAGACCCTTCTGCGGCTCGCATCCTTTTTCGGGGTCTCGATTGATTACCTGCTGGGAATAGACGACACCTGTTCCCACGGTACGGGTGTCTCGGTGAAAATCCCCGTTTATTCCATCCTGCGGTCGGAGCAGCCAACAGGTCCCTGCGGCTCGGTCCTCTATTTTCTGGACTTTGAACCGTATTGGAAAGAGAACGGCGAGTATTTCGGCATCCAAGTGAGCGGCAATCTGATGGAACCGCGTATTTTTGACGGCGATATCGCCATCGCCCGGCGGCAGAATACCGTCATGGACGGCGATATCGCGGTTGTACAGATAGCGCATAAAAACGCGGAGATCATTCGCGTGGTTCATCACGGAAGCGGAATCATTCTGCTCCCCTATAACCCTAAATGCAAAGTTCTTTCCTACACGGAGAAAGAAATTGCGGAGCTGCCCGTAAAAGTTCTCGGAAAAGTGGTCGAATTTCACGGAAAGTGCTGA
- a CDS encoding M56 family metallopeptidase — MNLLIRLAGNFAEISIGASALILALLLAGRAVRKTYAAQWKYWVWLALAVRLLVPVHFEAPSPVIAIPAPQQTFTLAAPAPQSAVSVPDTVSEKDRGAYREKAESVPQQEGAGEVPLGTLLAMTWAAGAAGCLLWTVSSSVFLRRRLLRWSKAEPDGEVLRLFREECAAAGIEKGPRLMRCKKENSPMMIGLFHPALLLPHDSFSVGELRAVFRHELTHFHRRDLWYKLLLAVVCAVHWFNPLVWLMAREVNRDLELSCDEVALRGAKPAFRAEYGRAVLSVAQKGILRRSVLSTCFGSGKKELKRRLEMILDTKKKRRGAAALCIVLALTAACGAFIAYGTPSSGWKGNLAQQEPLARKLLQTRTEYIGDASAVGRVLGALPPLPDGLSQKEMFLQTSAEPYGLTVSYTARSDQTLSQADLAWAYRNAMLLLSLIQNVGRVTFQVTGPDYEMTFTYTQEQAMKLEQTDVRMLSQGESEMEKFLLELNGRGAEDFTKINGREISGLLTADEAWTALGKRLGASVQLMILREQKFGGADCYLFNQAESNQSPRENKRYALSKDGSALITIENSYPLMQNLESAGAASGSSGSKSGLSELREQIARAQETLKQAQAELEDRTKSGAADLSEQRKKVSEAEEALKKAQEEFNDRQTMLPAYTHHTDDAVESAVYQALGTFYSEPYASGNVVVSAPVIYGSFEENGGLRVFATVLSEEYELDGDALNPVSGSKMPMELRFLKDGTSWKPDGHTYAKDGSYFADSIRDFCAPHSGTAKKMLSDYGKNDPFLTQMKKNLQEYVAQSGIGAKYFHDGGQDYPIF; from the coding sequence ATGAACCTGCTGATCCGCCTTGCGGGAAACTTCGCGGAAATTTCAATAGGGGCTTCCGCCTTGATTCTGGCCCTGCTTCTCGCGGGCAGGGCAGTCCGGAAAACCTACGCCGCCCAGTGGAAGTACTGGGTCTGGCTGGCGCTCGCTGTGCGGCTGCTGGTCCCGGTCCATTTCGAAGCGCCGTCGCCGGTCATCGCGATCCCCGCGCCGCAACAAACTTTCACGCTTGCGGCCCCCGCGCCGCAAAGTGCCGTTTCCGTGCCGGACACGGTTTCTGAAAAGGACAGGGGAGCGTACAGGGAGAAGGCCGAATCCGTCCCGCAGCAGGAGGGAGCAGGCGAGGTTCCGCTTGGGACTTTGCTTGCCATGACATGGGCGGCGGGCGCTGCCGGCTGCCTGTTATGGACGGTGAGCTCCAGCGTATTCCTCCGAAGAAGGCTCTTGCGCTGGAGCAAAGCGGAGCCCGACGGTGAAGTTTTGCGTCTGTTCCGGGAGGAATGTGCCGCGGCCGGGATCGAAAAGGGCCCCCGCCTGATGCGATGCAAAAAAGAGAACAGCCCAATGATGATCGGGCTGTTCCATCCGGCCCTGCTTCTTCCGCACGATTCGTTCTCCGTCGGAGAGCTCCGCGCGGTTTTCCGGCACGAACTGACGCACTTTCATCGGCGGGATCTGTGGTACAAACTGCTTTTGGCCGTCGTCTGCGCTGTCCATTGGTTCAACCCGCTCGTCTGGCTGATGGCGCGGGAAGTAAATCGGGATCTGGAGCTCTCCTGCGATGAGGTTGCGCTCCGGGGGGCAAAGCCCGCGTTTCGGGCGGAATACGGCCGCGCCGTCCTTTCCGTTGCACAGAAGGGTATCCTGCGCCGGTCGGTACTCTCCACCTGCTTCGGCAGCGGAAAAAAAGAACTGAAACGCCGTCTTGAAATGATTCTGGATACAAAGAAGAAGCGCCGCGGAGCGGCGGCACTGTGCATCGTCCTTGCCCTGACGGCCGCCTGCGGCGCGTTTATCGCCTATGGGACGCCGTCGTCCGGCTGGAAAGGAAACCTGGCTCAGCAGGAGCCTCTTGCCCGGAAGCTGCTTCAGACCCGCACGGAGTATATCGGCGATGCCAGCGCGGTCGGAAGAGTGCTCGGCGCGCTGCCGCCTCTGCCCGACGGGTTGTCGCAGAAGGAGATGTTTCTTCAGACAAGCGCCGAACCGTATGGGCTGACAGTCAGCTATACGGCGCGGAGCGACCAGACCCTCTCTCAGGCGGATCTGGCCTGGGCATACCGCAACGCGATGCTCCTGCTCAGCCTGATCCAGAATGTCGGCCGGGTCACCTTTCAGGTTACCGGGCCCGATTATGAGATGACTTTCACCTATACGCAGGAGCAGGCAATGAAGCTTGAGCAGACGGATGTGAGAATGCTTTCACAGGGCGAGAGCGAAATGGAAAAATTCTTACTGGAGCTCAACGGCCGCGGCGCGGAAGATTTTACAAAAATCAACGGACGTGAGATCAGCGGCCTTCTTACCGCCGACGAAGCCTGGACCGCACTGGGGAAACGATTGGGCGCTTCCGTGCAGCTGATGATCCTCAGGGAGCAGAAATTCGGCGGTGCGGACTGCTATCTTTTCAACCAGGCCGAATCCAATCAGAGCCCCCGGGAAAACAAGCGATATGCGCTCTCCAAAGACGGGAGCGCGCTGATTACGATTGAAAATTCCTACCCGCTGATGCAGAACCTGGAATCTGCGGGAGCAGCCTCGGGAAGCAGCGGCTCGAAATCGGGTTTGTCGGAGCTTCGGGAGCAAATCGCACGGGCGCAGGAGACTTTAAAGCAGGCACAGGCGGAGCTGGAAGACCGGACAAAAAGCGGAGCTGCGGATTTGTCCGAACAGCGGAAAAAAGTCAGTGAGGCCGAAGAAGCCCTGAAAAAGGCACAAGAGGAGTTCAACGACCGGCAAACGATGCTGCCGGCCTACACGCATCATACGGACGACGCGGTGGAAAGCGCCGTTTATCAGGCGCTCGGAACATTTTATTCGGAACCCTACGCTTCCGGGAATGTGGTCGTCAGCGCTCCGGTGATCTACGGCAGCTTTGAAGAAAACGGCGGGCTGCGGGTTTTTGCCACCGTCCTCTCTGAGGAATATGAGCTGGACGGGGACGCCCTGAATCCGGTCAGCGGCAGCAAGATGCCAATGGAGCTCCGTTTTTTAAAAGACGGGACGTCCTGGAAGCCGGACGGCCATACCTATGCGAAGGACGGCTCCTATTTTGCGGATTCCATCCGCGATTTTTGCGCCCCGCACAGCGGCACCGCGAAAAAGATGCTCTCTGATTATGGAAAAAACGACCCGTTTCTCACGCAGATGAAAAAGAATCTCCAGGAATACGTTGCGCAGTCCGGAATCGGGGCAAAGTATTTTCACGACGGCGGGCAGGACTACCCGATCTTTTGA
- a CDS encoding BlaI/MecI/CopY family transcriptional regulator, translating to MRRFTRLPGTELKVMQAVWNCGGYPVATARVREMLEREKPWNVSALQTLLNRLIARGFLTSEKRGKNRCYTPLVGEEEYLADENRSVLEKLNGNSVTRLVASLYDSHSITEEDLEDLRAFLEERTAEP from the coding sequence ATGCGTCGATTTACCCGGCTGCCCGGAACCGAACTCAAAGTAATGCAGGCCGTCTGGAACTGCGGCGGGTATCCGGTCGCTACCGCCCGCGTCCGCGAAATGCTGGAGCGTGAAAAACCGTGGAATGTTTCCGCGCTTCAAACCCTTTTGAACCGGCTGATTGCGCGCGGCTTTCTGACCAGCGAGAAGCGGGGGAAGAACCGCTGTTATACGCCGCTGGTCGGGGAAGAGGAATATCTGGCGGACGAAAACCGGAGCGTTCTGGAAAAGCTGAACGGCAATTCCGTGACGAGGCTGGTCGCGTCACTGTACGACAGCCATTCGATTACGGAAGAGGATCTGGAGGACCTGCGGGCTTTTCTGGAAGAAAGGACGGCGGAGCCATGA
- a CDS encoding MaoC/PaaZ C-terminal domain-containing protein — translation MDHSINLAEVLVGKKMEPRYMEYNWRDIALYALAVGAHREDLTYTYEKYIKAIPTYGAVPYWGTVNVRPRQWMPLPASMLADEIIKPTIAFLNMDHEIFWYRPIDPIKGTFQWQDEIVDVYDRGEGRGAVVKTRIDVRDEAGNLVCTNYSSTFFHEAGGFGGNPMPKSSVVIPERDPDFTVDDYVSPVQNLLYRLTGDTNLIHVDPEYARNMKFDQPIMQGLCSFGFACRMAIGELVPGEPERLTHMAAQMSSPLLPGTPVRLQGWKMKDGQLYFRFVDKNTGKAVLNRGVLEWKI, via the coding sequence ATGGACCATTCCATCAATCTTGCGGAGGTCCTGGTCGGCAAAAAGATGGAGCCCCGCTACATGGAGTACAACTGGCGCGATATCGCGCTCTATGCCTTGGCCGTCGGGGCCCACAGGGAGGACCTGACGTACACCTATGAGAAATACATAAAGGCGATTCCCACCTACGGCGCCGTCCCCTATTGGGGCACCGTCAATGTCCGCCCCCGCCAGTGGATGCCTCTGCCCGCTTCCATGCTGGCGGATGAGATCATCAAGCCCACCATCGCATTCCTGAACATGGACCACGAGATCTTCTGGTATCGTCCCATCGACCCCATCAAGGGCACCTTCCAGTGGCAGGATGAGATCGTGGACGTGTATGACCGCGGCGAGGGCCGCGGCGCTGTGGTAAAGACCAGGATCGACGTCCGCGACGAGGCCGGCAATCTGGTATGCACCAACTATTCCTCCACCTTCTTCCATGAGGCCGGCGGCTTCGGCGGCAACCCCATGCCCAAAAGCAGCGTCGTCATCCCCGAGAGGGATCCCGACTTTACTGTGGACGACTATGTGAGCCCCGTGCAGAACCTGCTCTATCGCCTGACCGGCGACACCAACCTGATCCATGTGGATCCCGAGTATGCCAGGAACATGAAGTTCGACCAGCCTATCATGCAGGGCCTGTGCTCCTTCGGCTTTGCCTGCCGGATGGCCATTGGCGAGCTGGTCCCCGGCGAGCCGGAGCGCCTCACCCACATGGCCGCGCAGATGAGCAGCCCGCTGTTGCCCGGCACTCCGGTCCGGCTGCAGGGCTGGAAGATGAAGGACGGCCAGCTTTATTTCCGCTTTGTGGACAAAAACACCGGCAAGGCTGTTCTCAACCGCGGCGTCCTAGAGTGGAAAATCTGA
- the acrC gene encoding acryloyl-CoA reductase, with amino-acid sequence MDFSLTEDQLAVQQMARNFAEKEVAPRAADIDEDHRFPEELFAMMAEQGFTGLCTPEGYGGSGGGALEKALVVEEIAKKCASTAATLSVHMVCPSIILAHGTEEQKKKYLPELANGALGAFALTEPGAGSDAGAARTTAILDEKAGEFVINGTKCFITGGARAKYIALIALTQPEKKLKGLSCIILEKGTPGFSIGRIENKMGLRGSETTELVLQDCRVPKENLIGVEGKGFSYAMMALDGARIGVAAQAVGIAEGALDLAVKYARERQQFGGPIASLQGIQWYLADMATKTEAARWLTYYAAYLDANGLPHTKEAAMAKYNASENARYVTNLALQIHGGYGYMQDYPLERMYRDAKITEIYEGTSEIHKVVISRAVLAGK; translated from the coding sequence ATGGATTTCAGTTTGACGGAAGACCAGTTGGCGGTACAGCAGATGGCACGCAATTTCGCTGAGAAGGAAGTGGCTCCCCGCGCGGCGGACATCGACGAAGACCACCGCTTCCCCGAAGAGCTGTTTGCCATGATGGCGGAGCAGGGCTTTACCGGCCTGTGTACTCCCGAAGGGTACGGCGGCTCCGGCGGCGGTGCCCTTGAAAAAGCGCTTGTGGTTGAGGAGATCGCCAAGAAGTGCGCCTCCACCGCAGCCACTCTGTCCGTCCATATGGTCTGCCCTTCCATTATTCTGGCACACGGCACAGAGGAACAAAAAAAGAAATATCTGCCGGAGCTGGCCAACGGCGCGCTGGGCGCTTTCGCCCTGACCGAGCCGGGTGCGGGTTCCGATGCCGGCGCCGCCCGGACCACCGCCATTCTGGACGAAAAGGCCGGCGAGTTTGTCATCAACGGCACCAAGTGCTTCATCACTGGCGGCGCCCGTGCCAAGTACATTGCCCTCATTGCACTGACCCAGCCCGAAAAGAAGCTGAAGGGCCTGTCCTGCATCATTCTGGAGAAGGGCACTCCCGGCTTCAGCATCGGCAGAATTGAGAACAAGATGGGCCTGCGCGGGTCCGAGACGACGGAGCTGGTGCTTCAGGACTGCCGTGTTCCCAAGGAGAACCTCATCGGCGTGGAGGGCAAGGGCTTCAGCTATGCGATGATGGCGCTGGACGGCGCCCGCATCGGCGTGGCGGCCCAGGCGGTGGGCATTGCCGAAGGCGCCCTTGATCTGGCGGTCAAGTACGCCCGCGAACGCCAGCAGTTCGGCGGCCCCATCGCCAGCCTGCAGGGCATCCAGTGGTATCTGGCCGATATGGCCACCAAGACCGAGGCCGCCAGATGGCTGACCTATTATGCGGCATATCTGGATGCAAACGGTCTGCCTCACACCAAGGAGGCGGCCATGGCCAAGTACAACGCCTCCGAGAATGCGCGCTATGTCACCAACCTGGCCCTGCAGATCCACGGCGGCTACGGCTATATGCAGGACTATCCTCTGGAGAGAATGTACCGCGACGCCAAGATCACCGAGATCTACGAGGGCACTTCCGAGATCCACAAGGTCGTCATCTCCCGCGCTGTCCTCGCCGGCAAATAA
- a CDS encoding SDR family NAD(P)-dependent oxidoreductase codes for MKALVTGASSGIGRDFARELSRRGFDLVLAARRVPRMEELARKLNTHVSVVGVDLSRKDQCYDLYRQVCGDRIDILINCAGFGVFGPFDETDLERELNLINVNIRAVHILTKLFYRDFKKRGSGYILNVASLAAFQPGPLLSSYYASKAYVLRLTQALAEELRRDGGHVYIGALCPGPVRTEFDSVADVRFSVKGRSSEYVARYALDKMFARKTVIVPGFQMKAALFGERFLPQAAVARIAYHMQRRKTGPKL; via the coding sequence ATGAAGGCATTGGTCACGGGCGCAAGCTCCGGCATCGGCAGGGACTTTGCGCGCGAACTCAGCCGCCGGGGGTTCGATCTGGTCCTTGCCGCCCGGCGCGTTCCCCGGATGGAAGAACTCGCGCGGAAACTGAATACGCATGTGAGCGTCGTTGGGGTGGACCTGTCCCGCAAAGACCAGTGCTATGACCTGTACCGGCAGGTTTGCGGCGACCGCATCGACATTCTGATCAACTGTGCCGGATTCGGCGTGTTCGGGCCGTTTGACGAGACGGACCTGGAGAGGGAGTTGAATCTGATCAATGTCAATATCCGGGCCGTCCATATCCTGACGAAGCTGTTTTACAGGGATTTCAAGAAGCGCGGTTCAGGATATATTCTGAACGTGGCTTCCTTGGCCGCGTTTCAGCCGGGGCCGCTGCTCTCCAGCTACTATGCCTCCAAAGCCTATGTCCTGCGACTGACGCAGGCGCTCGCGGAGGAGCTGCGCCGCGACGGCGGCCATGTTTACATCGGAGCGCTTTGTCCGGGACCGGTACGGACGGAATTCGACTCCGTCGCCGACGTGCGTTTCAGCGTAAAAGGGCGTTCAAGCGAGTATGTCGCGCGTTACGCGCTTGACAAAATGTTCGCGCGCAAAACCGTGATCGTGCCCGGATTTCAGATGAAGGCCGCTTTGTTTGGGGAACGGTTTCTTCCGCAGGCGGCGGTTGCGCGAATCGCCTATCACATGCAGAGACGGAAAACGGGTCCAAAACTGTAA
- the thpR gene encoding RNA 2',3'-cyclic phosphodiesterase, whose protein sequence is MQDCDIIKKRRAVSGGGFTRLFIAVALSPEIRGTLEEVIQRLRPCCESGRFTQIENLHLTLVFLGEIPAEKAGLVRESMDAVSVLPFPLHVGGFGYFRREGGDIFWAGVERSEPLVSLHRQLSAQLRNRGLTLERRGFRPHLTLARQAVLKREYDHGAFVVPAMKMPVEKFTLYQSERPGGKLRYTPVYEKAIQGEGTK, encoded by the coding sequence ATGCAGGATTGTGATATAATAAAAAAAAGACGTGCTGTAAGTGGAGGTGGTTTTACGCGTCTGTTCATTGCCGTTGCGCTGAGCCCGGAAATCAGGGGAACCCTGGAAGAAGTGATTCAAAGGCTGCGGCCCTGCTGTGAAAGCGGAAGATTCACGCAAATCGAGAATCTGCACCTGACCCTTGTCTTTCTGGGCGAAATCCCTGCGGAAAAAGCGGGGCTGGTGCGGGAGTCAATGGATGCCGTCAGCGTTTTGCCGTTCCCTCTGCACGTCGGCGGATTTGGCTATTTCCGCAGGGAAGGCGGAGATATCTTCTGGGCCGGCGTGGAACGTTCAGAGCCTTTGGTTTCCCTTCATCGCCAGTTGAGTGCTCAATTGCGAAACCGCGGGCTCACTCTGGAGAGACGCGGATTCCGCCCTCATCTGACGTTGGCGCGGCAGGCGGTCTTAAAACGGGAATACGATCATGGAGCTTTTGTCGTGCCCGCCATGAAAATGCCGGTGGAAAAATTCACCCTGTATCAGTCGGAGCGTCCCGGCGGGAAGCTGCGTTATACGCCTGTCTATGAAAAAGCGATCCAGGGGGAGGGGACAAAATGA